The nucleotide sequence GGTACGCTCTACCAGCCCTGGCTTCATAGCGTCTGCTTTTATTGTGACTTGTTTTAAATTGCATGCCCTCTTGCTTGTCTTTTTGATGCTCACATCTCCTTCTTCACCTTTCTGCTCTTTTGGTGTCTCACCAATCTGCTGAACTCTTCATCTTCTCTCATctcaaaaaaaccacaaaaaaacaaaacaaaaacttgacCACCATATTTTTATTACCTTAATTTCAGACTCCGCTTTTAACTAACAGACTGATGAAATTCACTATGATAATTTACTAATCAAAAACAAACCATAATACCAACGGCTCTATGATGTGTGAGAGACGGCTACTTTGTGTAAAGGTTTACCCGTGCTGTCAAATGTATTTATCCAAAGCATGCATTACACACTCAGTacttacatttaaataaaacatgggAGTGTTATACACAATGGGGGAATTTAGGTCCACGTTAAAGGAGCGAGAGAATCGCTCTTTTGCAACCATTTTGAATGTTTGCTATTACATATGATTCACTTGTCTGTACTGAATATTGTTATGTTATACTATGTTGTGACTTCTGCTAGTGTTTATGGAAAATACAAAGGCTTCACATTGTTAGTTCACTCTGCATGTCTGTGGAGTGAACAAACTGTATAAAGTGCAGGTTGTGAAAGTGTAGCTGTAAGTTCTAGTCTATTTCATGAATACAGTCAACAGGTAGTAGCGTACACGCAGGATAAAATGACAACATAACTTGGAAACTGATGTAAAATTTATCCTTTTTGatctaaaactttttttaagttatttgagTTTTATTTCAGGTCTTTTATTAAAATTAGTATATGTTAACAGTACTTTGTCCCAACAGTAACTATGACTTGTGTAATATGTGTAGTAGTGTGATTACTCTAATCATAGTGTCTTTTAGGATGAGTGGTttgtttgtaaaaatgtttcagAGTAGTTATTATATTCCCTCATTGTCTTTCATTTCTAGAATTATATCAGGCTAGGAGCTTTATATAAGTCACGTAACTTAGAAGTACACCAAATGACTACACAGTTATTATGGTTAAATAAGTAGGAAAGCATGTTACATAGTGATTTGTAAGGTCTGAAGTtacagtgtattttttaaatagaaGAGGCTGACAGTTGACATATTCTATGTTTTTATTGGCTCGGATTGGTAGGATAGGATTGTCTCCTACTGTAAGATTtttgtcaccatcttacaatacTTACAGTACATTACAAACCCATTACAAAAACACAGGTACACGACTGGCCGACATCTAAATCGACATCCGCTCATAAGCAAGGCTTTGAGGAAAATGCCACTGCAAGTTATCACTGTCcacaaaaaataacaacaaaattcAACACATacgtattttatttttatcagtgAAATACAATAATCAGGTATTACAGTGAGTGGACAGTGGACATGTTACTGTCCTCCAGCTGTGGGAAGAATGATTTTGTTTGTGTCATAGTAGTTCTCCTCTATGAGAGGGACACCATCGGCCTCGCGCTGCTGAATCAAACGTTCGGCCTCTCTTCTGGCCCACTGCCGCATGCTGGAACACAAAAATGCACCAGTAAGAAAACCAGAATGAAACCTATAATTAAACAATAATTAACTCAAGTTTACGTGTAAACATTTCATTATTCCACTTAGACCTTCATGAATTCCAGAAAGAATATGAAATTGTGATTGTTTAGTCAACAGGACAACTTTCTACTCCATCCATGTTAAATCAGACTCAGAGTTGAAGGGTACATTTTTGGATCTTTTCTTTGCATGGTTTAAGTGAAGTTGTTAAGTTGCACCAGGCCCGTCTTGCATCCTGCCCCACCAACCTATCCAGCTCACCACCACAGTCATCAACTAGGAGCTCACCCTCTCTCTTCACGTGAGAGTCTAGAACATAAGCCGCACATTAACTTACAAACGCTGCTGTCTGCAAGCCTCATGTTATACTTTAAATCCTCTATATAAGGCAATTCTAAAGAGTTTTGCAAATACTTTCattgtatttacattttaaaaatattccaacTGTAAAATTTAAGTTTCTTAATCTCAagtcactgtttaaaaaaaataaagtgttattAACTTGATATTCAGTTAGCGTCTGCTGTGCTCCTAAGTATTGCTTATTAATATATTGATAAGCAGCAGCTACAGTCCTGTGACAAAGTCCAGTGTCACAGGACTTTGTCAAGTTTAGacaagacaaaaacacagatgaTCTAAGCAGTTgtatttttaacaaaaataaaataaaatacatgagAACAAAATACTGAATGTATGCAGGAGGGTGtgaacaataacatgtttaccAAAAGTATGTAGAAAGTCTTTTCACTCATACTTCCCTATTCACTATTCCTCTGCTGCTTTGTATTACACAAACACGACAAAGATGATGTGAATTGTTAAAAACAGATGAGCTTCGAGTATGGAGGGCCTCAAAGGGGCCAGAATGGAATCAGAATTATTTCAAAGTCATTTCATGTAATGTGTCAGTGGCAGCTACGCCTTTAACCAAAGTCCTAAGAACACAGCTGATCAGGGCCgcgatttaaaaacaaacaaaatcggCCCTTCGTGATCGCTCAAAGAATTATATTTAATGACAGGAAGTTCATTCAATTGGATGTAGTGTTTTCAGGGggagataaacagaatcaacattGTGGGGATTTCTTTACCTGGATGGTTGACTATGAATCAAGACATCATGCAAACATAAGTTTATTTCATTCTGTTTGATTACTGaaagttttcctttttattcGGGCTGGTACAGTTACTGCTTGGGTAGGACATCTTAGTTTCCTCAGCAGGGCAGCATGTGGGGATTAATTGCTACACTGTAGATATTGGGGGTGGCTCATGTTCAAAGCAGCCACTCATTTTGCCTGAATTGTCGATTATGTCCGTCCATCGATTTGGTTAGGTATATTTCATCTTCCTCTGTCTCTTCCTCACTCTCTTGTAGGGACTGCATCCCTCCTGCACTTCTTCAAGGCTGATGCTTGCAATAGCCTCCTGTGAAACCCACCACAGTGGCTTGTGCATTGTTCAGATTTACACACCACTTCATAAATTAACCCGCATTTGGCCAGCGGGGGTGCCAATTTCCACCCGGGCGAGAAAATGCGGCTGGCTTAACCACGGCTCAGAAACGACGGCTCACTTTACAGCATTCATAGTGTTTTTAATCACAAGGTACTCTGATGAGGCAAAAAATGGGGACAATTTCAAAAACTGGTGACTAGTTTGTAGCGTCCCTTGACCATGATCCtttaccaaaaaaaataaaacttaaaaaataaaaacacgaaaaaaacaaaacacacatttcttaGATAATACCTAAAAGAATATTGTTTAAAGTGTTTGCAGATCTGAGTAGACACCAGTGGACTTTCCAAGTAGGAATGAGCAAAGGTTAAAGTACAAACTGGTAAAGAATTGCACAGCACTATACTGAAATATAATCAGACTTAATATATCAGTAACATACAAGTGCATACAAATAAACTTTGATATAAGTCTTGGTGGTGCCGACCATTATTGATCATACCTTTAAATTGAAAGGACACCTCGCTGCCCTTAAGTCTTTTTCTGTCAGGTGTTAATCTGATTTGATTTTTACTCTAGTAAAACTGAATTATATCCCATGTTCAACCTATGCTGAGAGGTGGGGGTCAGCAGGGGTTTTGAAAATTGTGTGCTGGGAGCCAGCTGTTGTTGGTGGTATGGTGACAGAGAATCCGTGTACGCACACATGCATGGTTGTGCATGTGTTGTAGAACACCgcaatttttccagttatttattgcaattcaAGTCCAATcaatagcttgaaatggtacaaagtggtgaactgccagagatttcagaattatacaaaaattgattaacaatttaaagctgttctgcaaaAATGGAGGTTGATGAAGTCTTGAAAGTtggtgctactaattcctacagctGTTCCAAcctcctctgtctgcataaaagaagtgttggaacacactgtggtaccaTACCCTCGTCAGCATCAGTTGAACAGTAttgtactgcagaaagtagtGTGATGCTACAAAAATGGTCAGAAAAAGGGAAttaacaatggaagagagacagaccatcataacacttataaatgtaggtctgtcctacagagaaactgcaaagaaagtcaaagtgtcagtgagcacagtttccttcaccatccaaaggctcagaaacaaactgtgacaggaagaggtctgcagacccaaagacacacctgaatcagacgacaagtttctgagagttaacagcttgtgtgatcagcggctcacaggacaacagcttcaagcacagctCAGTAGGGGTCGTAGTAAGAAAGTctcagtttcagctgtgaagagaagactttgagctgcaggtttgacagttgcagcaagaaagccagacgtcagaataagacaaagaggcttgtCTGGGTCATGAAACACCGACattggactactgaagactggaagaaggtatTATGGACTGATGGATTAACATTTGAAATCTTCGGTTCATCACACAGGATCTTTGTACACCGTCGAGTTAGTGAAAGGATTGTTCCACTGTGTGGCATCgactgtcaaacatggaggaggaagtgtgatggtctggggctgtttgctGATCCAGGGTCGGTGACTCCTACAGAGTGAGAGACACCCTGAACCAAAAAAGCTACCACAGCTTTCTGCAGTGCAATACATCCTACAGCAGGATAATGATCCAAAACATAAGTCCAAGCTATGCCAgaactacctcaggaaaaaagCAAGATGGGAATAACTTTCTggagaatatttgatttctattgtagAAAGAATGCCGCAGGTGTGCTCAGCTGTTATATCAGGTGCTACTTTAATGAGTCAAAAGTTTAGAATTTGGTCTATAAACTGAttccatgatttctttttttaactccaACTACTTATTTGTACCATGCTTTGatttcagagtgcaatgagacattaaactgcataattttcaattaaaaaaaattgtggtgttctaaaacttttgaccagTAGTGTATATAATCCTATTTTAACTAATGACAAGACATCTGACATTTTCACTCTGTCCTTTGACAAAGAACCATAGCTAAGTCCCAAGCCTAGCCACCGTATGAACGAGCTGATATGAAAAGATAAATTGAGAACTCACCCATGGTCGGGTAAATAGTGGATAAAAGTTCCTCCAATGACGAGAGCAACTGAAATGCCAAAGAAGAAGCCCACTTTCATATTCCACTCATCCTCCACTGGATCGCTGGAGAAGCCATGGTAATCCGGAttctgaaaaaacacaaaaggggACCAGTTTAAGTATCCAACATGctttcagtctgactgagagGATTTTCAGGCTCCGGCACAACAACAGATTAGAATAGGTTTAGTCAGATGATACTGGCCTGTCTACACTTTCTGATATGATTTGTATGTTAACAGAACAACTAAAGTTCTTTGTTTAATTCAGGAGAACCTGACCTGAAACTGCCTTACCCAACTACATCTAGACAACTGACTACAAGCCAGAGGAAAGTTGAACCTGAGcaaggctcgcaaaatttcaaaatctctggtagccctttgggcaggcactcttcagtttttggtagcccaaaataaatttaagtagcccgaataaaaaagagagcaatttttttaatgttttgtatctgTTACAAAATtgtacattaaagtataatattgtaacggaaacaaaaattaatcagaaagttgttaaaatacaaatcacaacaactgtataaaaatcacagtcatcaactcaaatacttgtttctaattgaacagaaatttctatgaacctgtaagaactgtgtagaacatggtaaatggcctgtatttgtatagcgcttttactagtcccgcctaaggaccccaaagcgctttacatacccagtcatccacacattcacacactggtggaggcaagctacagttgtagccacagctgccctggggcagaatgacagaagcgaggctgccatatcgcgccatcggcccttccggccaacaccagtaggcaacgggtgaagtgccttgcccaaggacacaacgaccgagactgtccaagccggggctcaaaccggcaaccttccgattacaaggcgaactccaaactcttgagccacgaacatgaatcagtctgtgtcacatcctgaatctgaaatttccactgaagtcaagggtaaggggtgaggggaaccaagatcgaggacatttgctttttgaagtttgcaaagactgctaaattttgacaatggtagttcgctctttgcaacatagtatgcttttgaaagatttttcaggacttcttcttgtgcttggtttatttttagtatgttttttgcaattgctgtttgttctgggaaagatattgcagactgagcaataatgcatttcttgcatttctcatgggttctgatggggtctttcttaaaattactggtcccagttacaaaggcgcttgtcgactcaaatgaaatgaaactcacaacacacctggcagaacatcatgttatttaggcaaggcaaggcaagtttatttatatagcacaattcaacaacaaggtgattcaaagtgctttacagagacattaaaaacaaaaacaaataaaaagcatgatttaaatttgattaaaacaaacaaacaaacaaacaaacaaaaacaaacaaaacagtatataaaatcaaatatcaaaacagtagataaaatcagaacagtagataaaatcagtagttaaaaagtaggttttgaaatttaaacttaagtgtggatttggtgctttattcaaatgcagctgagaataggtgagtcttcaacctggatttaaataaactgagtgtttcagctgatctgaggctttctgggagtttgttccagatataaggagcataaaagctgaatgcagcttctccgtgtctggttctgactctggggactgataacagaccggatccagatgacctgagggatctggaaggttcatactgggtcaggaggtcactgatgtattttggtcctaaaccattcagagctttatagaccagcatcagaactttacagtctatcctctgacggacaggcagccagtgtaaagacctcagagctggactgatgtggtccacttttttggtcttagtgaggactctagcagcagagttctgaatgagctgtagttgtctgactgattttttaggtagacctgtaaagatgctgttacagtaatcaagcctactaaagatgaatgcatggactagtttttccaggtcctgttgagacatcagatcttttatccttgaaatattcttgaggtgatagtaagctgattttgttattgtcttaatgtgtttttctaagtttaggtctgcatccatcactacacccaaatttcgcgcctggtttgtggtttttaggtgtatagattgaagttctctggtgacctgtaatcgtttttctttggcaccaaagactattacctcagttttgtttttgtttagctggagaaaattgtggcacaaccagtcattaatttcctcaatgcatttaccaagagcctgtacagggcctcggtctcctggtgacattgtgatatatatttgtgtgtcatctgcatagctatgatagtttattttgttgttctttataatctgtgccagtgggagcatgtatatgttaaacagaaggggtcccaagatggaaccttggggaactccacatgtgatacttgtctgctcagatgtgaagttacctattgatacaaagtatttcctgttttctaagtatgttttgaaccagtttagtacagttcctgaaagacctgcccagttctccagtcgtttgagtaatatgttgtggtcaactgtatcaaatgctgcactgagatccagtagaactaagactgacatttttccactgtctgtattcagacatatgtcattaaa is from Oreochromis niloticus isolate F11D_XX linkage group LG20, O_niloticus_UMD_NMBU, whole genome shotgun sequence and encodes:
- the ndufb11 gene encoding NADH dehydrogenase [ubiquinone] 1 beta subcomplex subunit 11, mitochondrial, which produces MLTRISRFGLTLPRLLYNPPARFVSQSKANSATGSTAMTELHPEVQHSGHGEVSPYVKNPDYHGFSSDPVEDEWNMKVGFFFGISVALVIGGTFIHYLPDHGMRQWARREAERLIQQREADGVPLIEENYYDTNKIILPTAGGQ